One genomic window of Leptospira harrisiae includes the following:
- a CDS encoding peroxiredoxin, with translation MALRLGDEAPNFQAETSEGKIDFHEFLGQGWGILFSHPKDYTPVCTTELGYVAKIKPEFEKRNVKVIALSVDPVDSHKGWISDINETQGTKVNYPIIADADRKVSNLYDMIHPNASETTTVRSVFVVGPDKKVKLTLTYPASTGRNFDELLRVIDSLQLTSQFSVATPANWKDGEDTIIVPSVSDEDAKKKFPKGFRTIKPYLRYTPQPNK, from the coding sequence ATGGCACTACGTTTAGGCGACGAAGCACCGAATTTCCAAGCGGAAACCTCTGAAGGCAAAATTGACTTTCATGAATTTTTAGGACAAGGTTGGGGGATTTTATTTTCTCACCCAAAAGACTACACTCCAGTTTGTACAACAGAACTCGGATACGTGGCAAAAATTAAACCAGAGTTCGAAAAACGTAATGTGAAAGTGATCGCACTTTCTGTTGACCCAGTCGACAGCCACAAAGGTTGGATCTCTGATATCAACGAAACACAAGGAACCAAAGTAAACTACCCTATCATTGCGGATGCGGATCGTAAGGTATCTAACCTTTATGATATGATCCACCCGAATGCAAGTGAAACTACCACAGTTCGTTCTGTATTTGTTGTTGGACCTGACAAAAAAGTAAAATTAACTCTTACTTATCCAGCTTCTACAGGCAGAAACTTTGATGAACTTTTGCGTGTGATTGATTCTTTACAACTCACTTCTCAGTTTAGCGTAGCAACTCCTGCAAACTGGAAAGATGGGGAAGACACAATCATCGTTCCTTCTGTTTCTGATGAAGATGCGAAGAAAAAATTTCCTAAGGGATTTAGAACTATCAAACCTTATTTGCGTTACACACCGCAACCAAACAAGTAA
- a CDS encoding OsmC family protein, producing MNIKLSRIESPYVLEATNESGNSIRIDASPEIGGKNSGPRPMELLIMGLASCSSIDVLMILAKHRIEVKDYSVEVDAEREKVEEANLFKNIHLKFKVKGDFNEDQVKRAVDLSLEKYCSVAKTLEKTAKITYEFELVP from the coding sequence ATGAATATCAAACTGAGTCGAATTGAATCCCCATACGTTTTAGAAGCAACGAATGAATCTGGTAATTCCATTCGCATCGATGCCTCTCCCGAAATTGGTGGAAAAAATTCTGGTCCAAGGCCTATGGAACTTTTGATCATGGGACTTGCTAGTTGTAGTAGCATTGATGTTTTGATGATTCTCGCCAAACATAGAATCGAAGTGAAAGACTATTCTGTGGAAGTGGATGCAGAAAGAGAAAAAGTCGAAGAAGCCAATCTCTTTAAAAACATCCATTTGAAGTTTAAAGTGAAAGGTGATTTTAATGAAGACCAAGTCAAACGTGCGGTTGATCTAAGTTTAGAAAAATACTGTTCCGTTGCCAAAACACTCGAAAAAACTGCAAAAATTACTTATGAATTTGAGTTAGTTCCCTAA